One stretch of Planctomycetota bacterium DNA includes these proteins:
- the pnp gene encoding polyribonucleotide nucleotidyltransferase, with product MKVRVERQIGNHVLSIETGMLAKQAAGSCLIRYADTVVLVAAATGAPRVGTDFFPLTCDYRERTAAAGKFPGGFLKREGRPTTKETLTARLMDRPIRPLFPEGFFDEVQIQAFVMASDKQHDGDVLAMNGASAALGLSQLPFQGPIGAVRLGLIDNQFVVFPSQDELEESDLDLIISGSRESILMIEGFAREMPEDRMVEAIVEAHKYVKILCDLQDELAQKVGVTKTKFISPPPSETFNTLKAKYGPALRAAKQTAGKQARAEAVSQLEAQALAELIPNADAPGAVDAATFGRAWHDLELRTVRELILSGTRSDGRNATQLRPIECYVDVLPRVHGSAVFQRGETQAMITITLGTTRDEQRVDGLIDEYSKKFMLDYYFPSFSVGEVRPIRGPGRREIGHGMLAERSVKPVLPDPEEFPYTIRIISDIFESNGSSSMATVCGSTLGLMAAGVPIYNPVAGISIGLVKESSDNWILLTDIIGDEDHYGDMDFKVAGTPNGITGIQLDLKIDGISFDIVKATLAQAREARLQILKSMLSAIGSPRTEISPWAPRLLRTKIDPAKIGLLIGPGGKTIRAIQESTGAVIEVEDDGTVIVSSADSEGANAAMRRVEGLTESVKVGKIYDGRVTSIKDFGAFIEILPGKDGLCHISELADGYVQSVSEVCKIGDEMQVKVIAIDEQDRVKLSRRAAIRELEQSKS from the coding sequence TTGAAAGTACGAGTTGAACGCCAGATCGGGAATCATGTGCTGTCGATCGAAACCGGCATGTTGGCCAAGCAGGCGGCCGGCAGCTGTCTGATCCGCTATGCCGACACCGTGGTGCTGGTCGCCGCGGCCACCGGCGCCCCTCGCGTGGGCACCGATTTCTTCCCGCTGACTTGCGACTATCGCGAACGCACCGCCGCGGCCGGCAAGTTTCCCGGTGGATTCTTGAAGCGTGAAGGTCGCCCCACGACCAAAGAAACGCTGACCGCTCGGTTGATGGACCGCCCGATTCGCCCGCTGTTTCCCGAAGGCTTCTTCGACGAAGTGCAAATCCAGGCCTTCGTCATGGCCAGCGACAAGCAGCACGACGGCGACGTGTTGGCCATGAACGGCGCGAGCGCCGCCCTCGGCCTGTCGCAGTTGCCGTTCCAGGGCCCGATCGGTGCGGTTCGCTTGGGCCTGATCGACAACCAGTTCGTCGTCTTCCCCTCGCAAGACGAACTCGAGGAAAGCGATCTCGACCTGATTATCTCGGGCAGCCGCGAATCGATCCTGATGATCGAGGGCTTTGCCCGCGAGATGCCCGAAGACCGGATGGTCGAAGCCATTGTCGAGGCGCACAAGTACGTCAAGATTCTGTGCGATCTGCAGGACGAGCTGGCCCAGAAGGTCGGTGTCACCAAGACCAAGTTCATTTCGCCGCCGCCGAGCGAAACCTTCAACACCTTGAAGGCCAAGTACGGCCCGGCCCTGCGCGCCGCCAAGCAGACCGCGGGCAAGCAAGCCCGGGCCGAAGCGGTCAGCCAGCTCGAAGCGCAAGCGCTTGCCGAGTTGATTCCGAACGCCGACGCGCCGGGCGCCGTTGACGCGGCCACGTTCGGCCGCGCCTGGCACGACCTGGAACTGCGCACGGTGCGCGAGCTGATTCTGTCGGGCACGCGCTCCGATGGTCGCAACGCCACGCAGTTGCGTCCGATCGAGTGCTATGTCGACGTGCTGCCGCGCGTCCACGGCTCGGCGGTCTTCCAGCGCGGCGAGACCCAGGCGATGATCACCATCACCTTGGGAACCACGCGCGACGAGCAACGCGTCGATGGCCTGATCGACGAGTACTCCAAGAAGTTCATGCTCGACTACTACTTCCCCTCGTTCAGCGTCGGCGAAGTCCGCCCGATCCGCGGTCCCGGCCGTCGTGAAATCGGCCACGGCATGTTGGCCGAGCGCAGCGTCAAGCCGGTGCTGCCCGATCCGGAAGAGTTCCCTTACACCATCCGCATCATCTCGGACATTTTCGAGTCGAACGGTTCGAGCTCGATGGCCACGGTCTGTGGTTCGACGCTGGGGCTGATGGCGGCCGGCGTGCCGATCTACAACCCGGTGGCGGGCATCTCGATCGGCCTGGTCAAGGAATCGAGCGACAACTGGATTCTGCTCACCGACATCATCGGCGATGAGGATCACTACGGCGACATGGACTTCAAGGTCGCCGGCACGCCGAACGGCATCACCGGCATTCAGCTCGACCTGAAGATCGACGGCATCAGCTTCGACATCGTCAAGGCCACGCTGGCGCAAGCCCGCGAAGCCCGGCTGCAGATTCTGAAGAGCATGCTCTCGGCCATCGGCTCGCCGCGCACGGAAATCTCGCCGTGGGCGCCACGGTTGTTGCGCACCAAGATCGATCCGGCCAAGATTGGCCTGCTGATCGGTCCGGGCGGCAAGACGATCCGCGCCATCCAGGAATCGACCGGCGCGGTCATCGAAGTCGAAGACGACGGCACGGTCATCGTCTCGTCGGCCGACAGCGAAGGGGCCAATGCCGCGATGCGTCGCGTCGAGGGCCTGACCGAGTCGGTCAAGGTCGGCAAGATTTACGACGGTCGCGTCACCAGCATCAAGGACTTCGGCGCGTTCATCGAAATCCTGCCGGGCAAGGACGGCTTGTGCCACATCAGCGAGTTGGCCGATGGCTACGTGCAGAGCGTCTCGGAAGTCTGCAAGATCGGCGATGAAATGCAGGTCAAGGTCATCGCCATCGACGAGCAGGACCGGGTCAAGCTGAGCCGTCGCGCGGCCATTCGCGAGCTCGAGCAGTCCAAGTCCTAG
- the rpsO gene encoding 30S ribosomal protein S15: MAITKQRKQTLIGDFRREESDTGSPEIQIAILTSRIGELTGHLQTHSKDYSSRRGLLMMVSRRRRLLDYLKRVNPQRYLDIIRRLEIRK, translated from the coding sequence ATGGCTATCACAAAGCAACGTAAACAGACCCTCATTGGGGACTTCCGGCGCGAGGAGTCCGACACGGGCTCGCCGGAAATTCAAATTGCTATTCTGACCAGCCGCATCGGCGAGTTGACCGGTCATCTGCAAACGCACTCCAAGGATTACTCCAGCCGGCGCGGATTGCTCATGATGGTCAGCCGCAGACGACGCCTGCTCGATTACCTGAAGCGGGTCAATCCGCAACGGTATCTCGACATCATCCGCCGTCTCGAAATCCGGAAGTAG
- a CDS encoding fatty acid desaturase, translating to MSPVKALKRRKEKKLAKQAAQLKPASAPRAKLEPWENGLDWPTTIWIGLIHVGALAAPFFFTWKALALCAVWCWLTGSIGVCLGYHRLLTHGSFSTYRPVKWLLALIGGLSGEGSALMWVANHRKHHAHSDQEGDPHSPRDGGIWSHINWLFPNYGRKHYDTMTARWAPDLLKDPMLRLLHTLFLPSHIVTGAVMLAVGWLGWDLYTGISFVVWGMFVRLVYVLHVTWFVNSASHMWGYRNYETTDDSRNNWWVGLLAFGEGWHNNHHAYQRMAKHGHRWWEVDVTYWAIYLMEKTGLAWDVVKTIPRGTKPA from the coding sequence GTGTCACCCGTCAAAGCACTGAAGCGTCGCAAGGAAAAGAAGTTGGCCAAGCAGGCCGCCCAACTCAAGCCCGCTAGCGCGCCGCGGGCCAAGCTCGAACCTTGGGAAAACGGTCTCGACTGGCCGACCACGATCTGGATCGGGCTGATTCACGTCGGCGCCCTGGCCGCGCCGTTTTTCTTTACTTGGAAGGCATTGGCTTTGTGCGCCGTTTGGTGCTGGCTGACCGGCTCGATTGGCGTCTGCCTGGGTTATCACCGACTGCTGACGCACGGCAGCTTTTCGACCTATCGTCCGGTCAAGTGGTTGTTGGCCCTGATTGGCGGCTTGTCGGGCGAAGGCTCGGCCCTGATGTGGGTGGCCAATCACCGCAAGCACCACGCGCATAGCGATCAGGAAGGCGACCCGCACTCGCCGCGCGACGGCGGGATCTGGTCGCACATCAACTGGCTGTTTCCGAACTATGGCCGCAAGCATTACGACACGATGACGGCGCGCTGGGCGCCGGACCTATTGAAGGATCCGATGCTGCGGCTGCTGCACACGTTGTTTCTGCCGAGCCATATCGTCACCGGCGCGGTGATGTTGGCCGTCGGCTGGCTGGGCTGGGATCTGTACACCGGCATCTCGTTCGTGGTGTGGGGGATGTTCGTGCGGCTGGTCTATGTGTTGCACGTGACCTGGTTCGTGAACTCAGCCTCGCACATGTGGGGTTACCGCAACTACGAAACCACCGATGACAGCCGGAACAACTGGTGGGTCGGGCTGTTGGCGTTCGGCGAAGGCTGGCACAACAACCACCACGCCTATCAACGGATGGCCAAGCACGGTCACCGCTGGTGGGAAGTCGACGTCACCTACTGGGCGATCTACCTGATGGAGAAGACCGGCCTGGCCTGGGACGTGGTCAAGACGATCCCCCGCGGGACCAAGCCGGCCTAA
- the rplU gene encoding 50S ribosomal protein L21 → MYAIILDGDKQLKVEEGQVLEIDCRKALNPGDAVTFDRVLAVGGEGGLKLGTPAVAGASVTAEVVGLAQGPKLVVQHFRRRKNSRRKNGHRQVHTQVKINKITAG, encoded by the coding sequence ATGTACGCGATCATTTTGGACGGCGACAAGCAGTTGAAGGTTGAAGAAGGTCAGGTTCTCGAGATCGACTGCCGCAAGGCGTTGAACCCGGGCGATGCGGTGACCTTTGATCGCGTGCTGGCGGTGGGGGGCGAAGGGGGCCTGAAGCTGGGCACCCCCGCGGTGGCCGGCGCTTCGGTCACGGCCGAAGTCGTGGGGCTGGCCCAGGGGCCCAAGCTGGTCGTCCAGCACTTCCGTCGCCGCAAGAACTCGCGGCGCAAGAACGGCCACCGGCAGGTTCACACCCAGGTGAAGATCAACAAGATCACGGCCGGCTAG
- a CDS encoding 3-deoxy-7-phosphoheptulonate synthase: MQRTEDINILGTVGLTPPSQLKAEIPMTEAANRTVVASRQAVRAILDGSDHRLLAVVGPCSIHDESAALEYAGRLKQLADQVADRLVLVMRVYFEKPRTTIGWKGLINDPNLDDSFDIGLGLRRARRLLIEINELGVPAATEMLEPITPQYVADLVTWASIGARTTESQTHRQMASGLSMPVGFKNATDGNLQIAVEAMQAARHKHSFLGIDQQGQTCVVHTAGNPWGHLILRGGRSGPNFDAANLQLAAETLAKAKLPVNIMVDCSHANSAKDHRRQEIAWKDVVDQRAAGNRNIIGLMLESNLFEGNQKLTYPPSTLKYGVSITDPCTGWDETRQLIEHAHDVLKNDVTLQSTTK; this comes from the coding sequence ATGCAGCGCACCGAAGACATCAATATTCTAGGGACCGTCGGGCTGACCCCCCCCAGCCAGTTGAAGGCTGAAATCCCCATGACCGAGGCGGCGAATCGCACGGTCGTGGCCAGCCGCCAGGCGGTTCGGGCCATTCTCGACGGCAGCGATCACCGGCTGCTGGCGGTCGTGGGGCCGTGCTCGATTCACGACGAGTCGGCGGCGCTCGAATACGCCGGTCGCTTGAAGCAACTGGCCGATCAGGTCGCCGATCGTTTAGTGCTGGTGATGCGCGTCTATTTCGAGAAGCCGCGCACCACGATCGGTTGGAAGGGCTTGATTAACGATCCGAACCTGGACGATTCGTTCGACATCGGCTTGGGATTGCGCCGGGCGCGCCGGCTGTTGATCGAGATCAACGAGTTGGGTGTGCCCGCCGCGACCGAGATGTTGGAACCGATCACACCGCAATACGTGGCCGATCTCGTGACTTGGGCTTCGATTGGCGCGCGGACCACCGAATCGCAAACCCATCGGCAAATGGCCAGCGGGTTGTCGATGCCCGTCGGGTTCAAGAACGCCACCGATGGCAATCTGCAAATCGCCGTCGAGGCGATGCAGGCCGCGCGGCACAAGCACAGTTTCCTGGGCATCGACCAGCAAGGTCAGACTTGCGTGGTGCATACTGCGGGCAATCCTTGGGGGCATTTGATTCTGCGCGGCGGTCGCTCGGGCCCGAATTTCGACGCCGCCAATTTGCAGCTCGCCGCCGAGACGCTCGCCAAGGCGAAGCTGCCCGTGAACATCATGGTCGATTGCAGCCACGCCAACAGCGCCAAGGATCACCGCCGCCAGGAGATCGCCTGGAAAGACGTGGTCGACCAGCGCGCCGCGGGCAACCGGAACATCATCGGCTTGATGCTGGAAAGTAATTTGTTCGAAGGAAATCAGAAGCTCACCTATCCGCCCAGCACGCTGAAATATGGCGTGTCGATCACCGATCCGTGTACCGGCTGGGACGAGACTCGACAATTGATCGAGCACGCGCACGACGTGTTGAAGAACGATGTGACGCTGCAAAGCACGACGAAGTAG
- the phoU gene encoding phosphate signaling complex protein PhoU, with protein sequence MAEHLNRQLEHLKDEVIYVGALVEAALAKAISALRTRDEQLAREVIAADSEIDGMEVAVEKDCLNILALLQPVALDLRFVVAVLKINNDLERIGDLAKNIAKRVLVIARVPAIEIPVEFTEMARLAQAMVKQSLDALVTADGSLARQVRGDDDAVDELRDAIEAQILAAIAECPDQTEILLKVASVARHLERLADMATHIAEEVIYMVEGSIVRHRAGA encoded by the coding sequence ATGGCCGAACATCTCAATCGCCAATTGGAACACCTTAAGGACGAGGTGATCTACGTCGGCGCGCTGGTCGAAGCGGCGCTGGCCAAGGCGATTTCCGCCCTGCGCACTCGCGACGAACAATTGGCCCGCGAGGTAATCGCCGCCGACAGCGAAATCGACGGCATGGAAGTGGCCGTCGAGAAGGACTGTCTGAACATTCTCGCCCTGTTGCAGCCGGTGGCGCTCGACCTGCGGTTTGTCGTGGCGGTTCTCAAGATCAACAACGACCTCGAGCGGATTGGCGATCTGGCCAAGAACATCGCCAAGCGCGTGCTGGTGATCGCGCGGGTGCCAGCCATCGAGATTCCGGTTGAGTTTACCGAGATGGCGCGGCTGGCCCAGGCGATGGTCAAGCAGAGCCTCGACGCGCTGGTCACCGCCGACGGCTCCTTGGCTCGGCAAGTGCGCGGCGACGACGACGCGGTCGACGAGCTGCGCGACGCGATCGAGGCCCAGATTCTGGCCGCGATTGCCGAGTGCCCCGATCAGACCGAGATTCTGCTCAAGGTCGCTTCGGTGGCCCGGCACCTGGAACGCCTGGCCGACATGGCCACGCACATCGCCGAAGAAGTGATCTACATGGTCGAGGGCTCGATCGTGCGTCACCGAGCCGGGGCGTGA
- a CDS encoding cold shock domain-containing protein — translation MPSGVIKKIVQDKGFGFISVPGGGDVFFHHSSVADGGFVNLTEGQQVEFTVEEGGASKGKGPRAASVKPA, via the coding sequence ATGCCCAGCGGAGTCATCAAAAAAATCGTCCAAGACAAAGGATTCGGCTTCATCTCGGTTCCTGGGGGTGGCGACGTGTTCTTTCACCATTCGTCGGTCGCCGACGGCGGGTTCGTCAACCTCACCGAGGGCCAACAGGTCGAGTTCACCGTCGAGGAAGGTGGCGCGTCCAAAGGCAAAGGCCCCCGCGCCGCCAGCGTGAAACCAGCCTAG
- a CDS encoding mechanosensitive ion channel, with protein MSSHQRQSILSGRGPRSGTCLSLALALSGWLVFSTSAAVAQAPAVSPVPLVSVEQVRAALDELQAATDTPDVRQKATDLYQQALGELSVAATWNGKGETFRNARNNAPRDLEAAKAQLERTATDATAVAPDNATLEQLKATQAKTETARVEAQQALAELDVQNRYRGDRIDEIRVLDAAAKTRLEELDKQLEATPETAEVRDPVRRASRTLLLARRTKILAERASYSEELPSYEATRELLRLKLDLATRRLHQAQQLDTRWREIVAERSRADAALKARDARWAVLTARPEVMPLARENEKLAELRNAADGPAAKVKAIEKDLALLNGVRTKVQAQFAHVRKITELTDAVGQLLQRQRDDLPDLQQHRAQLQARQGEIAEIKLKLLDLETRRNDLADIDAQVQQVIGGFAPAPTDEQVADIQAAVHQLLVTRRDYLDALIADYNQYFQMLVLELDRSERDLVRETEEYAEFIDERILWIRSTSPLAYDDLRRTADALEWTCSPQHWQQVLVALTDDCVRHPVLNGLFAALVLGLFLTQPFLRRLLRRINDDVVSNYSATILPTLRVVALTARLAMPLPATMLYVSWRIAHVWDATPFCKSVAFALKVTAVALATTDFFRQVCRHQGLAQVHFGWPEPVIRLWRRNFRWLIAIGIPHVFIVAMIHVQESDSHNASLGRLTFIAGLLMLALFAWRVTIGIQKLRAASATGNHVEQSGLRAMARMFAIGVPLALAAIAALGFYYTALTLTVRLQVTLWLAQGLILAHAVALRWLLVARRRLAIRQARERRSVAGALAGACADQTVPGPSCRELDLSLIDVQTRRLLRGVGIAGFVIALWVTWVGVLPALAYLDQWPLWSYTEMAMPAAREGSPTPAPIATERWITVRDLLLAAVVSTFTLVSARNLPGLLEIAWLQRLPLDAGGRYTLTAVTRYVILLVGTVSAFHSVGVGWANVQWLVAAITVGLGFGLQEIFANFVSGLIVLIERPIRVGDTVTVGNVSGTVSRIRARATTITDWDRKELIVPNKEFITGQVVNWTLSDSVLRQVVKVGVAYDSDVPLVVKLLHDVAGRHPAVLKSPEPVALLAEFGDSALQFELRVFVAGLDQFTSVRHQLHMEIEREFRAHGIGIPFPQCDVHIHDTAPAAVAKIPRLAEKRSA; from the coding sequence ATGAGTTCGCACCAGCGTCAATCCATCTTGTCGGGCCGCGGCCCACGATCAGGCACTTGCCTGTCACTTGCGCTAGCGCTTTCAGGCTGGCTGGTGTTTTCGACCTCGGCCGCGGTGGCCCAGGCGCCGGCGGTTTCGCCGGTGCCGCTGGTTTCGGTCGAGCAGGTCCGCGCGGCGCTCGACGAGCTGCAAGCGGCGACCGACACGCCCGATGTCCGCCAGAAAGCGACCGACCTGTACCAGCAGGCGCTGGGCGAGTTGTCGGTGGCCGCCACCTGGAACGGCAAGGGTGAAACCTTCCGCAACGCGCGCAACAATGCCCCCCGCGACTTGGAAGCCGCCAAGGCCCAACTGGAACGAACCGCGACCGACGCCACGGCAGTCGCCCCTGATAACGCCACGCTCGAGCAGTTGAAGGCTACCCAGGCCAAAACCGAAACCGCGCGCGTCGAAGCCCAGCAAGCGCTGGCCGAACTTGATGTGCAGAACCGCTATCGTGGCGACCGCATCGACGAAATCCGGGTGCTCGACGCGGCGGCCAAGACGCGGCTGGAAGAACTCGACAAGCAACTGGAAGCCACGCCCGAGACTGCCGAGGTTCGCGACCCGGTGCGGCGCGCCAGCCGGACGCTGTTGCTGGCCCGGCGGACCAAGATTCTGGCCGAGCGCGCCAGCTACAGCGAAGAGTTGCCCAGCTACGAGGCCACGCGCGAGCTGCTGCGCTTGAAGCTCGACCTGGCGACGCGCCGCCTGCACCAGGCCCAGCAGCTTGACACTCGCTGGCGCGAGATCGTGGCCGAGCGTTCGCGCGCCGATGCCGCGTTGAAAGCTCGCGACGCGCGCTGGGCGGTGCTAACCGCGCGCCCCGAGGTAATGCCGCTGGCCCGCGAGAACGAAAAACTGGCCGAGTTGCGCAACGCCGCCGACGGTCCAGCCGCCAAGGTCAAGGCGATCGAGAAAGACTTGGCTCTTCTGAACGGCGTGCGAACCAAGGTCCAGGCCCAATTCGCCCACGTCCGCAAGATCACCGAACTGACCGACGCCGTCGGCCAATTGCTGCAACGCCAGCGCGACGATTTGCCCGATTTGCAACAACACCGCGCGCAACTGCAAGCGCGTCAAGGCGAGATCGCCGAGATCAAGCTCAAGCTGCTCGATCTGGAAACACGGCGCAACGATCTGGCCGACATCGACGCTCAGGTCCAGCAAGTAATCGGCGGCTTTGCGCCGGCCCCGACCGACGAGCAAGTGGCCGATATCCAGGCGGCCGTGCATCAGTTGCTGGTCACGCGGCGTGACTATCTGGACGCCCTGATCGCCGACTACAACCAGTATTTCCAAATGTTGGTGCTGGAGCTTGATCGCAGCGAGCGCGACCTGGTGCGCGAGACGGAAGAGTATGCCGAGTTCATCGACGAGCGAATCCTCTGGATTCGCAGCACGAGCCCGCTGGCCTATGACGATCTGCGCCGCACGGCCGACGCGTTGGAATGGACCTGCTCGCCTCAACATTGGCAGCAGGTGCTGGTCGCGCTGACCGACGACTGCGTGCGGCACCCGGTGTTGAATGGTTTGTTCGCCGCGCTGGTTCTCGGCCTGTTTCTCACCCAGCCGTTCCTGCGCCGCCTGTTGCGGCGGATTAACGACGATGTGGTCTCGAACTACTCGGCGACGATTCTGCCCACCTTGCGCGTGGTGGCGTTGACGGCCCGACTGGCCATGCCCTTGCCGGCCACGATGCTGTATGTCTCGTGGCGGATCGCGCACGTCTGGGACGCTACGCCGTTTTGCAAGTCGGTGGCGTTCGCGCTGAAGGTGACCGCCGTGGCGCTGGCCACGACCGACTTCTTTCGCCAGGTCTGCCGTCACCAGGGGCTAGCCCAGGTTCATTTCGGCTGGCCCGAGCCGGTCATCCGCCTGTGGCGGCGGAACTTCCGCTGGTTGATCGCCATTGGCATCCCCCACGTATTCATCGTGGCCATGATTCATGTTCAGGAAAGCGACTCGCACAACGCGTCGTTGGGCCGGCTGACGTTCATTGCCGGCCTATTGATGTTGGCCCTCTTCGCGTGGCGCGTGACGATTGGGATCCAGAAGCTCCGCGCCGCCAGCGCCACGGGCAACCACGTCGAGCAATCCGGACTGCGCGCCATGGCGCGGATGTTCGCCATCGGCGTGCCGCTGGCCTTGGCGGCGATTGCCGCGCTGGGCTTCTACTACACAGCCTTGACGCTGACGGTTCGGTTGCAAGTCACGCTCTGGCTGGCCCAGGGGCTGATCCTGGCCCATGCCGTGGCTTTGCGCTGGTTGCTGGTGGCGCGACGACGACTGGCCATTCGCCAGGCCCGCGAACGCCGCTCGGTGGCTGGCGCCTTGGCCGGGGCCTGCGCCGATCAGACCGTGCCGGGGCCCTCGTGCCGCGAACTGGATTTGTCGTTGATTGACGTGCAAACGCGCCGGCTGCTGCGCGGCGTGGGCATTGCCGGCTTTGTGATCGCCCTGTGGGTCACCTGGGTTGGAGTGCTGCCGGCCTTGGCCTACTTGGATCAATGGCCGCTCTGGTCGTACACCGAAATGGCGATGCCGGCGGCGCGTGAAGGCTCGCCCACACCCGCGCCGATCGCCACCGAACGCTGGATCACCGTCCGCGACTTATTGCTGGCCGCCGTGGTCTCGACGTTTACCCTGGTCTCGGCCCGCAACCTGCCCGGCTTGCTCGAGATCGCCTGGCTACAGCGCTTGCCGCTCGACGCCGGCGGAAGGTACACGCTAACGGCAGTGACGCGCTATGTGATTCTGCTGGTCGGGACCGTGTCGGCGTTTCACTCGGTTGGCGTGGGCTGGGCCAATGTGCAATGGCTGGTCGCGGCCATCACGGTCGGCTTGGGCTTTGGCTTGCAGGAAATCTTCGCCAATTTCGTCTCGGGGCTGATCGTGTTGATCGAGCGCCCGATCCGCGTCGGCGACACGGTCACCGTCGGCAATGTCAGCGGCACCGTCAGCCGCATTCGCGCTCGCGCGACTACGATCACCGATTGGGACCGCAAGGAGCTGATCGTCCCCAACAAGGAGTTCATCACCGGCCAGGTGGTCAATTGGACCTTGTCCGACTCGGTGCTGCGGCAAGTCGTGAAGGTCGGCGTCGCCTATGACAGCGACGTGCCGCTGGTGGTCAAGCTGTTGCACGATGTGGCGGGCCGGCATCCAGCCGTGCTCAAAAGTCCCGAGCCGGTGGCGCTATTGGCCGAGTTCGGCGACAGCGCGCTGCAGTTCGAGCTGCGGGTGTTCGTGGCGGGGCTCGATCAATTCACCTCGGTGCGACATCAATTGCACATGGAAATCGAACGCGAGTTCCGCGCACACGGCATCGGCATTCCCTTCCCGCAATGCGACGTCCACATCCACGACACCGCTCCGGCGGCGGTAGCGAAGATTCCGCGCCTGGCCGAAAAACGCTCGGCGTGA
- a CDS encoding DUF456 domain-containing protein: MLDWTLLTIGIILLLLALAIGWVMTLFSLPGNWLIVAAALVFGLLVPDDWRTDLGWPTMVALVGLALFGELAELLCGSAGVRGAGGSRRAAFLSIIGSVLGTIPGASLGGLLGSIVPVFGTIAGVILGACLGALVGAMIGEAWKGSELDRSMKIGLGAFVGRLFGTVAKLAVASAMVAITLAALVL; encoded by the coding sequence ATGCTTGATTGGACATTGCTGACAATCGGCATCATCTTGCTGCTGCTGGCCTTGGCCATTGGCTGGGTGATGACGCTGTTCTCGCTGCCGGGCAACTGGCTGATTGTGGCGGCCGCGCTCGTGTTCGGGCTGCTGGTGCCGGACGATTGGCGAACCGACTTGGGCTGGCCGACGATGGTCGCGCTGGTCGGGCTGGCCCTGTTCGGAGAATTGGCCGAGTTGCTGTGCGGCTCGGCCGGCGTGCGCGGGGCCGGCGGCAGCCGACGGGCCGCGTTCCTGTCCATCATCGGCTCGGTGCTGGGCACGATTCCCGGCGCGTCGCTTGGCGGCCTGCTGGGCTCGATCGTGCCGGTGTTCGGCACGATCGCCGGCGTCATCCTGGGGGCGTGCCTGGGAGCGCTGGTCGGGGCGATGATCGGCGAGGCCTGGAAAGGGAGCGAACTCGACCGGAGCATGAAGATCGGCCTGGGGGCGTTCGTCGGCCGGCTGTTCGGCACCGTGGCCAAGCTGGCCGTCGCTTCGGCGATGGTGGCGATCACCCTGGCGGCGCTCGTTCTGTGA
- a CDS encoding winged helix-turn-helix domain-containing protein: MATVVEPTVAQIGETAGAVWHMLAEQGPLSTAKIVKQLDLPRDVVMLAIGWLAREDKINIEMNRSAVVSLR; the protein is encoded by the coding sequence ATGGCGACCGTGGTTGAACCGACCGTCGCGCAGATTGGCGAAACGGCCGGCGCGGTGTGGCACATGCTGGCCGAGCAGGGCCCGCTCAGCACCGCCAAGATTGTCAAGCAACTCGACCTGCCGCGCGACGTGGTGATGCTGGCCATTGGCTGGCTGGCGCGCGAAGACAAAATCAACATCGAAATGAACCGCAGCGCGGTTGTTTCGCTGCGCTAA
- a CDS encoding cob(I)yrinic acid a,c-diamide adenosyltransferase encodes MKIYTKTGDTGETGLFAGPRVRKDHPRIDAYGTVDELNAVLGMVRCETLAPGLDHLLDRVQNELFDLGAELATPDAERHGLRIIGEQQIAALEAAIDMYEGHLAPLRVFILPGGTRTAALLHLARTVCRRAERQVVQLSASEPLASELTIYLNRLSDLLFVVARWANHQANVPDVPWTSRKS; translated from the coding sequence ATGAAGATCTACACCAAGACCGGCGACACCGGCGAGACGGGCTTATTTGCCGGGCCGCGCGTCCGCAAGGACCATCCGCGGATCGACGCCTATGGCACGGTCGACGAGTTGAACGCCGTGCTCGGCATGGTCCGCTGCGAGACGTTGGCGCCGGGGCTCGATCACCTGCTCGATCGGGTGCAGAACGAGTTGTTCGATTTGGGGGCCGAGTTGGCCACGCCCGACGCCGAGCGGCACGGCCTGCGGATCATCGGCGAGCAGCAGATCGCGGCCCTCGAAGCGGCCATCGACATGTACGAGGGGCACCTCGCGCCGCTGCGCGTGTTCATCCTGCCCGGCGGCACGCGGACGGCGGCATTGTTGCACCTGGCGCGCACGGTTTGTCGCCGTGCCGAGCGGCAGGTCGTGCAGTTGTCGGCCAGCGAGCCGCTGGCCTCGGAGTTGACGATTTACCTGAATCGCTTGAGCGATTTGCTGTTCGTCGTGGCGCGGTGGGCGAACCATCAGGCCAACGTCCCCGACGTGCCCTGGACCAGCCGTAAGTCGTAG